The following coding sequences lie in one Stigmatopora nigra isolate UIUO_SnigA chromosome 4, RoL_Snig_1.1, whole genome shotgun sequence genomic window:
- the LOC144195868 gene encoding hydroxycarboxylic acid receptor 3-like translates to MHCNFSTGLLERTLPALLSVEFVLGALGNGLALWVFCFRLRPWKSSTVLLFNLAVADFLLNSILPFRASYYASGVRWRFGRTLCDASQFMLALNRTGSALFLMAIALDRYVRVLHPHSRLNSLSPSKAACGAVALWLLTMCLTSNALSLRNLNGGYCESFLVETSARGNRLWHKFNFLFSCWVPLLVILFCTARIATRLRARQLGQRGKVKKALCFLAVVVTLFALCFLPSNVTQLLIWIRTREVSESLPETEVCAAMDHLTVAFYLTVSLTYLNSTLDPLVYYFSSPTFKNICRKSLHLTQAETTGSTDKRTGTRETASHSCSQI, encoded by the coding sequence ATGCATTGCAACTTTAGCACGGGTCTCCTGGAGCGCACCCTCCCGGCTCTGCTGTCGGTGGAGTTCGTGCTGGGGGCACTCGGCAACGGGCTGGCTCTGTGGGTCTTCTGCTTCCGACTGCGGCCCTGGAAGAGCAGCACTGTACTGCTCTTCAATTTAGCGGTGGCTGATTTCTTACTCAACAGTATCTTGCCCTTCCGTGCCAGCTACTATGCCTCGGGTGTTCGATGGCGTTTTGGCCGTACACTGTGTGACGCTTCGCAGTTCATGCTGGCGCTCAATCGCACGGGCAGCGCGCTGTTCCTTATGGCCATTGCCCTGGATCGTTACGTGCGGGTGCTGCACCCACACAGCCGCCTCAACTCGCTCAGCCCTTCCAAGGCAGCGTGCGGGGCGGTCGCCCTCTGGTTGCTGACCATGTGCCTGACCTCCAATGCCCTGAGCCTGCGCAATCTTAACGGTGGCTACTGTGAGAGCTTCTTGGTGGAGACATCGGCCCGGGGCAACCGCCTCTGGCACAAGTtcaactttcttttttcttgctGGGTACCACTGCTAGTCATCCTGTTCTGCACGGCGCGCATCGCCACCCGGCTACGGGCCCGGCAGCTAGGGCAGCGGGGCAAGGTCAAGAAGGCCCTCTGCTTCCTGGCGGTTGTAGTGACACTCTTTGCCCTCTGCTTCCTGCCCAGCAATGTGACGCAGCTGCTCATCTGGATCCGAACCCGGGAGGTCTCCGAAAGCTTGCCCGAGACTGAGGTCTGCGCTGCCATGGACCACCTGACCGTGGCCTTCTACTTGACCGTCAGCCTCACCTATCTCAACAGCACCCTGGATCCCCTGGTCTACTACTTCTCCAGTCCCACCTTCAAAAACATCTGCAGAAAGTCCCTGCACCTGACTCAGGCCGAGACCACTGGGAGCACCGACAAGAGGACCGGCACTCGGGAGACAGCCTCGCACTCGTGCAGCCAGATTTAG